In Leptidea sinapis chromosome 8, ilLepSina1.1, whole genome shotgun sequence, a single window of DNA contains:
- the LOC126965715 gene encoding arginase-1 isoform X1: MLQHANNTRVLVVNNKRKMNFVKVLVRNMSQAKWEPLKNVGIIGVPFEKGQKKYGVSVAPAALRSAGLVRQLKEIDGVDVKDYGDIEIQANHVDAHVDNMAYLPLVSACNRNLSQKVSKVLQDGRLPVTIGGDHSIGVGTVDGHYNVNEDMILIWVDAHADINTNKTSGSGSVHGMPVALLVKELSDYWPYLPTMDWQVPKFSIKNLAYIGLRSVDHYERLVIEKYNVPTFAMDDIEEHGIQKSINHILHTLDPDKKKPIHVSFDIDSLDALEAPSTGTPVRGGLTLREGIKLLEIIHSTGRLRGIDLVEINPAIGDDSDRKRTIEAGMCILKAALGFSRRGTTPLAATDLPVQTHH; this comes from the exons ATGTTACAACATGCAAACAACACTCGTGTCTTGGTTGTAAACAATAAACGAAAAATGAATTTTGTTAAGGTTTTAGTGAGAAATATGTCTCAAGCAAAGTGGGAGCCTTTGAAGAATGTGGGCATTATTGGAGTGCCGTTTGAGAAAGGTCAAAAAAAGTATGGCGTGAGTGTGGCCCCGGCGGCGTTGAGATCAGCCGGGCTTGTGAGACAGTTGAAAGAAATTG ATGGCGTTGACGTAAAGGACTATGGAGACATAGAGATTCAGGCCAATCACGTAGATGCTCATGTAGACAACATGGCGTACTTACCGCTCGTGTCTGCTTGTAATCGGAACTTATCCCAAAAGGTGTCGAAGGTACTCCAAGATGGAAGATTACCAGTAACTATTGGAGGAGATCATTCCATCGGAGTAG GAACTGTTGATGGACATTACAATGTCAACGAAGACATGATCCTCATCTGGGTGGACGCTCACGCCGACATCAACACCAACAAGACCTCAGGCTCGGGGTCCGTGCACGGCATGCCCGTTGCTTTACTTGTGAAAGAACTATCTGATTACTGGCCCTACCTTCCAACAATGGACTGGCAAGTTCCGAA ATTCTCTATAAAAAATCTTGCATACATTGGTCTCAGGTCTGTGGATCATTATGAGAGATTAGTAATAGAAAAATACAACGTTCCTACATTTGCCATGGATGATATTGAGGA GCATGGAATACAAAAGTCGATCAACCATATCCTCCACACACTAGATCCAGATAAGAAGAAGCCGATTCATGTCAGCTTTGATATTGATTCGCTAGATGCATTAGAAGCGCCAAGTACGGGAACTCCAG taCGAGGTGGTTTAACTCTACGTGAAGGTATTAAGTTATTGGAGATCATACACTCGACTGGGCGGTTGAGAGGAATCGATCTAGTGGAAATAAACCCGGCTATTGGAGACGACTCAGACAGAAAAAGGACAATTGAGGCCGGCATGTGCATtttgaaagctgctcttggaTTTTCAAGGCGTGGCACCACACCGCTTGCTGCTACTGATCTACCAGTTCAAACGCATCATTAA
- the LOC126965715 gene encoding arginase-1 isoform X2: protein MSQAKWEPLKNVGIIGVPFEKGQKKYGVSVAPAALRSAGLVRQLKEIDGVDVKDYGDIEIQANHVDAHVDNMAYLPLVSACNRNLSQKVSKVLQDGRLPVTIGGDHSIGVGTVDGHYNVNEDMILIWVDAHADINTNKTSGSGSVHGMPVALLVKELSDYWPYLPTMDWQVPKFSIKNLAYIGLRSVDHYERLVIEKYNVPTFAMDDIEEHGIQKSINHILHTLDPDKKKPIHVSFDIDSLDALEAPSTGTPVRGGLTLREGIKLLEIIHSTGRLRGIDLVEINPAIGDDSDRKRTIEAGMCILKAALGFSRRGTTPLAATDLPVQTHH from the exons ATGTCTCAAGCAAAGTGGGAGCCTTTGAAGAATGTGGGCATTATTGGAGTGCCGTTTGAGAAAGGTCAAAAAAAGTATGGCGTGAGTGTGGCCCCGGCGGCGTTGAGATCAGCCGGGCTTGTGAGACAGTTGAAAGAAATTG ATGGCGTTGACGTAAAGGACTATGGAGACATAGAGATTCAGGCCAATCACGTAGATGCTCATGTAGACAACATGGCGTACTTACCGCTCGTGTCTGCTTGTAATCGGAACTTATCCCAAAAGGTGTCGAAGGTACTCCAAGATGGAAGATTACCAGTAACTATTGGAGGAGATCATTCCATCGGAGTAG GAACTGTTGATGGACATTACAATGTCAACGAAGACATGATCCTCATCTGGGTGGACGCTCACGCCGACATCAACACCAACAAGACCTCAGGCTCGGGGTCCGTGCACGGCATGCCCGTTGCTTTACTTGTGAAAGAACTATCTGATTACTGGCCCTACCTTCCAACAATGGACTGGCAAGTTCCGAA ATTCTCTATAAAAAATCTTGCATACATTGGTCTCAGGTCTGTGGATCATTATGAGAGATTAGTAATAGAAAAATACAACGTTCCTACATTTGCCATGGATGATATTGAGGA GCATGGAATACAAAAGTCGATCAACCATATCCTCCACACACTAGATCCAGATAAGAAGAAGCCGATTCATGTCAGCTTTGATATTGATTCGCTAGATGCATTAGAAGCGCCAAGTACGGGAACTCCAG taCGAGGTGGTTTAACTCTACGTGAAGGTATTAAGTTATTGGAGATCATACACTCGACTGGGCGGTTGAGAGGAATCGATCTAGTGGAAATAAACCCGGCTATTGGAGACGACTCAGACAGAAAAAGGACAATTGAGGCCGGCATGTGCATtttgaaagctgctcttggaTTTTCAAGGCGTGGCACCACACCGCTTGCTGCTACTGATCTACCAGTTCAAACGCATCATTAA
- the LOC126965715 gene encoding arginase-2, mitochondrial isoform X3, protein MILIWVDAHADINTNKTSGSGSVHGMPVALLVKELSDYWPYLPTMDWQVPKFSIKNLAYIGLRSVDHYERLVIEKYNVPTFAMDDIEEHGIQKSINHILHTLDPDKKKPIHVSFDIDSLDALEAPSTGTPVRGGLTLREGIKLLEIIHSTGRLRGIDLVEINPAIGDDSDRKRTIEAGMCILKAALGFSRRGTTPLAATDLPVQTHH, encoded by the exons ATGATCCTCATCTGGGTGGACGCTCACGCCGACATCAACACCAACAAGACCTCAGGCTCGGGGTCCGTGCACGGCATGCCCGTTGCTTTACTTGTGAAAGAACTATCTGATTACTGGCCCTACCTTCCAACAATGGACTGGCAAGTTCCGAA ATTCTCTATAAAAAATCTTGCATACATTGGTCTCAGGTCTGTGGATCATTATGAGAGATTAGTAATAGAAAAATACAACGTTCCTACATTTGCCATGGATGATATTGAGGA GCATGGAATACAAAAGTCGATCAACCATATCCTCCACACACTAGATCCAGATAAGAAGAAGCCGATTCATGTCAGCTTTGATATTGATTCGCTAGATGCATTAGAAGCGCCAAGTACGGGAACTCCAG taCGAGGTGGTTTAACTCTACGTGAAGGTATTAAGTTATTGGAGATCATACACTCGACTGGGCGGTTGAGAGGAATCGATCTAGTGGAAATAAACCCGGCTATTGGAGACGACTCAGACAGAAAAAGGACAATTGAGGCCGGCATGTGCATtttgaaagctgctcttggaTTTTCAAGGCGTGGCACCACACCGCTTGCTGCTACTGATCTACCAGTTCAAACGCATCATTAA